The Streptomyces sp. HUAS CB01 genome has a segment encoding these proteins:
- the serA gene encoding phosphoglycerate dehydrogenase, translating into MSTAPRKPVVLIAEELSPATVDALGPDFEIRHCNGADRAELIPAIADVDAVLVRSATKVDAEAVAAARKLKVVARAGVGLDNVDVSAATKAGVMVVNAPTSNIVTAAELACGLIVATARNIPQANTALKNGEWKRSKYTGVELSEKILGVVGLGRIGVLVAQRMSAFGMKIVAYDPYVQPARAAQMGVKLLSLDELLEVADFITVHLPKTPETIGLIGDEALHRVKPTVRIVNAARGGIVDEEALASALKEGRVAGAGLDVYAKEPCTDSPLFQFDQVVCTPHLGASTDEAQEKAGIAVAKSVRLALAGELVPDAVNVQGGVIAEDVRPGLPLAEKLGRIFTALAGEVAVRLDVEVYGEITQHDVKVLELSALKGVFEDVIDETVSYVNAPLFAQERGVEVRLTTSSESPDHRNVVTVRGTLSGGEEIAVSGTLAGPKHLQKIVAVGDYDIDLALADHMVVARYEDRPGVVGTVGRILGEAGLNIAGMQVSRQEEGGEALVVLTVDDTVPQNVLNEIAEEIGATSARSVNLTD; encoded by the coding sequence GTGAGCACTGCGCCCCGTAAACCCGTTGTACTCATTGCCGAAGAGCTGTCGCCCGCCACCGTGGACGCGCTCGGTCCGGACTTCGAGATCCGGCACTGCAACGGCGCGGACCGCGCCGAGCTGATCCCCGCCATCGCCGACGTCGACGCCGTCCTGGTGCGGTCCGCGACCAAGGTCGACGCGGAGGCGGTCGCCGCCGCAAGGAAGCTCAAGGTCGTCGCCCGCGCCGGTGTCGGTCTCGACAACGTGGACGTCTCCGCGGCCACCAAGGCCGGTGTCATGGTCGTCAACGCGCCGACGTCCAACATCGTGACCGCCGCCGAGCTCGCCTGCGGTCTGATCGTCGCCACCGCACGCAACATCCCGCAGGCCAACACCGCGCTGAAGAACGGCGAGTGGAAGCGCTCGAAGTACACGGGCGTGGAGCTCAGCGAGAAGATCCTCGGCGTCGTCGGTCTCGGCCGCATCGGGGTGCTGGTGGCCCAGCGGATGTCCGCCTTCGGCATGAAGATCGTCGCCTACGACCCCTACGTGCAGCCCGCGCGTGCCGCGCAGATGGGCGTCAAGCTGCTCTCGCTGGACGAGCTGCTCGAGGTCGCCGACTTCATCACCGTCCACCTCCCCAAGACGCCCGAGACCATCGGCCTCATCGGCGACGAGGCGCTGCACAGGGTGAAGCCGACCGTCCGCATCGTGAACGCCGCGCGCGGCGGGATCGTCGACGAGGAGGCACTGGCCAGCGCGCTCAAGGAGGGCCGGGTCGCGGGCGCGGGTCTCGACGTGTACGCGAAGGAGCCGTGCACGGACTCCCCGCTCTTCCAGTTCGACCAGGTCGTCTGCACCCCGCACCTCGGCGCGTCCACGGACGAGGCCCAGGAGAAGGCCGGTATCGCGGTCGCCAAGTCCGTCCGACTCGCGCTCGCAGGTGAGCTGGTGCCGGACGCGGTCAACGTCCAGGGCGGCGTCATCGCCGAGGACGTCCGCCCGGGTCTGCCGCTCGCCGAGAAGCTCGGCCGGATCTTCACCGCGCTGGCGGGCGAGGTCGCGGTCCGGCTCGACGTCGAGGTGTACGGCGAGATCACCCAGCACGATGTGAAGGTGCTCGAACTCTCCGCGCTGAAGGGCGTGTTCGAGGACGTCATCGACGAGACCGTGTCGTACGTGAACGCCCCGCTGTTCGCGCAGGAGCGCGGCGTCGAGGTCCGGCTCACCACCAGCTCGGAGTCCCCGGACCACCGCAACGTGGTGACGGTCCGCGGCACGCTGTCGGGCGGTGAGGAGATCGCCGTCTCCGGCACCCTGGCCGGGCCCAAGCACCTGCAGAAGATCGTCGCCGTCGGCGACTACGACATCGACCTGGCGCTGGCCGACCACATGGTCGTCGCGCGTTACGAGGACCGCCCGGGTGTCGTCGGCACCGTCGGCCGCATCCTGGGCGAGGCCGGACTCAACATCGCCGGTATGCAGGTCTCGCGTCAGGAGGAGGGCGGCGAGGCGCTGGTCGTGCTCACCGTCGACGACACCGTGCCGCAGAACGTGCTGAACGAGATCGCCGAGGAGATCGGCGCCACGTCGGCCCGTTCGGTGAACCTGACCGACTGA
- a CDS encoding peptidase inhibitor family I36 protein — translation MTVKRTLATAATAVLLLTGGLAAAAAPAGAAECPSGEFCAWENADFTGQRANWSGDDHWWESWIADEDSSWANHGISGPGIKDHVKVYSSANLGGHMTICLAPGQEVNYNGAANDDGDSHTWAMGC, via the coding sequence ATGACCGTGAAGCGCACCCTCGCCACCGCGGCGACCGCCGTCCTCCTGCTGACCGGCGGACTCGCCGCGGCCGCCGCACCGGCCGGCGCCGCCGAATGCCCGAGCGGCGAGTTCTGCGCCTGGGAGAACGCCGACTTCACCGGCCAGCGCGCCAACTGGTCGGGGGACGACCACTGGTGGGAGAGCTGGATCGCGGACGAGGACTCGTCGTGGGCGAACCACGGCATCTCCGGCCCGGGCATCAAGGACCACGTCAAGGTGTACTCGAGTGCCAACCTGGGCGGGCACATGACGATCTGTCTGGCACCGGGCCAGGAGGTCAACTACAACGGCGCCGCCAACGACGACGGTGACTCGCACACCTGGGCGATGGGCTGCTGA
- a CDS encoding PucR family transcriptional regulator translates to MKGDYQELVDEISGLLGVPATLENRDFELIAFGAHDSDDDSAMDPVRTRSILTRKSTPAVRSWFEGFGITRATGPVRIPAAPEAGVFRDRICLPVRHRGIVLGYVWLLDARPGPTAAQLASAMQVTDRIGALLADEERAGTDLSREFRAVLTAERGWQYDMALAALRTALGPAAEGLHTVVCVAPWSSGDAPSARAVVGASALCTVPWPWPAGAAARRPPDAPAPHAGTGAPARPGERGHGPTASPGRTRKSGRGAPAPDEDPRTVAGTADGYDADGHALAVLVRLRAADVLAPARTAAGRLADAAGSGAAGIALPRRGTGDLAVSWREAASAARAVLAEPGLGPVADWASIGPYRMLTALSPGLSPDPSTAILLAPAHAELARTAEVFLDCAGQAGRAASALGIHRQTLYYRLSRVERLTGLDLDEGEDRLLLHMALKAARL, encoded by the coding sequence GTGAAGGGCGATTACCAGGAACTGGTGGACGAGATATCGGGACTGCTGGGCGTCCCGGCGACCCTGGAGAACCGGGATTTCGAACTGATCGCCTTCGGCGCGCACGACAGCGACGACGACAGCGCCATGGACCCGGTGCGCACCCGCTCGATCCTCACCAGGAAGTCCACCCCCGCGGTGCGGTCCTGGTTCGAGGGCTTCGGGATCACCCGGGCGACCGGTCCCGTGCGGATCCCCGCGGCACCCGAGGCCGGTGTCTTCCGGGACCGGATCTGTCTGCCCGTCCGCCATCGCGGGATCGTCCTCGGCTACGTGTGGCTGCTCGACGCCCGGCCCGGGCCGACGGCCGCACAGCTGGCCTCGGCCATGCAGGTGACCGACCGGATCGGGGCCCTGCTCGCCGACGAGGAACGGGCGGGCACGGATCTCTCCCGGGAGTTCCGCGCCGTGCTCACCGCCGAGCGCGGCTGGCAGTACGACATGGCCCTCGCGGCGCTCCGCACGGCGCTCGGACCGGCCGCCGAGGGGCTGCACACGGTGGTGTGCGTGGCGCCGTGGTCCTCCGGGGACGCCCCGTCGGCCCGGGCCGTCGTCGGGGCGTCGGCCCTGTGCACGGTGCCCTGGCCCTGGCCGGCCGGGGCCGCCGCACGGCGCCCGCCGGACGCCCCGGCGCCGCACGCGGGCACGGGCGCCCCCGCCCGCCCCGGCGAGCGGGGCCACGGCCCCACGGCCTCGCCCGGCAGGACCAGGAAGAGCGGTCGCGGCGCACCCGCACCGGACGAGGACCCTCGTACCGTCGCGGGTACGGCCGACGGGTACGACGCGGACGGGCACGCCCTCGCCGTGCTGGTGCGGCTGCGCGCCGCCGACGTGCTCGCGCCCGCGCGCACCGCTGCCGGGCGGCTCGCGGACGCCGCCGGATCCGGTGCGGCGGGCATCGCCCTCCCCCGCCGGGGCACGGGCGACCTCGCGGTCTCCTGGCGGGAGGCCGCCTCCGCGGCCCGCGCCGTCCTCGCCGAGCCCGGGCTCGGTCCGGTCGCCGACTGGGCCTCGATCGGCCCGTACCGGATGCTGACCGCGCTCTCCCCGGGCCTCTCCCCCGACCCCTCGACGGCGATCCTGCTCGCGCCGGCGCACGCCGAACTCGCCCGTACCGCCGAGGTGTTCCTCGACTGCGCCGGTCAGGCGGGCCGTGCGGCCTCCGCCCTGGGCATCCACCGCCAGACCCTCTACTACCGCCTCTCCCGGGTGGAGCGGCTCACCGGGCTTGATCTCGACGAGGGCGAGGACCGCCTGCTGCTGCACATGGCGCTGAAGGCCGCCCGGCTGTGA
- a CDS encoding proline dehydrogenase family protein, translating into MLGPVILAASRSDRMRRLVSAAPMTKPVVDRFIPGETVDQVIPIVADLTGRGLEVTLDVVGEDITTREQATAARDAYLRLIEHLEPLDLGTRAEMSVKLSMFGQSLEGGHELALENVRPVVEAAAAIGTTVTLDAEDHTTLDSMFAIHQELRKDFPQTGCVIQAYLFRTEEDARRLAADGSRVRIVKGAYKEPASVAHQDKAEIDKAYVRILKILMEGEGYPMIGSHDPRLISVSQELARRAGRKLDEYEFQMLYGIRSDEHLRLAAEGHRMRVYTAYGTDWYGYFMRRLAEKPANLLFFVRSMITKN; encoded by the coding sequence GTGCTGGGTCCCGTGATCCTCGCCGCGTCGCGCAGCGACAGGATGCGTCGTCTCGTCTCGGCCGCGCCGATGACGAAGCCGGTCGTCGACCGCTTCATCCCCGGTGAGACGGTCGACCAGGTCATCCCGATCGTCGCCGATCTCACGGGCAGGGGCCTCGAGGTCACGCTGGACGTGGTGGGCGAGGACATCACCACCCGTGAGCAGGCCACCGCCGCGCGCGACGCCTATCTGCGGCTCATCGAGCACCTCGAGCCCCTGGACCTGGGCACCAGGGCCGAGATGTCGGTCAAGCTGTCCATGTTCGGCCAGTCCCTCGAGGGCGGTCACGAGCTGGCCCTCGAGAACGTCCGCCCGGTCGTCGAGGCCGCTGCCGCGATCGGCACCACGGTCACCCTGGACGCCGAGGACCACACCACCCTGGACTCGATGTTCGCCATCCACCAGGAGCTGAGGAAGGACTTCCCGCAGACCGGCTGCGTGATCCAGGCCTACCTCTTCCGCACCGAGGAGGACGCCCGCCGCCTCGCCGCCGACGGCAGCCGCGTGCGTATCGTGAAGGGCGCGTACAAGGAGCCCGCCTCCGTCGCCCACCAGGACAAGGCCGAGATCGACAAGGCGTACGTCCGCATCCTGAAGATCCTGATGGAGGGCGAGGGCTACCCGATGATCGGGTCCCACGACCCGCGACTGATCTCCGTCAGCCAGGAGCTCGCGCGCCGCGCCGGGCGCAAACTGGACGAGTACGAGTTCCAGATGCTGTACGGGATCCGGAGCGACGAGCACCTGCGGCTGGCGGCCGAGGGCCACCGGATGCGGGTGTACACGGCGTACGGGACCGACTGGTACGGCTACTTCATGCGCCGTCTCGCCGAGAAGCCGGCCAACCTGCTGTTCTTCGTGCGGTCGATGATCACCAAGAACTGA
- the pruA gene encoding L-glutamate gamma-semialdehyde dehydrogenase, whose product MDAVTQVPTPVNEPVHGYAPGSAERARLEAKLKELAENPIDLPMTINGEKRMGGGEEFKVVQPHNHQAVIGTFRGATQQDAQDAIDAALAAAPAWRAMSFDDRAAIILRAAELLSGPWRETLAASTMLGQSKTAQQAEIDTPCELIDFWRFNVAYARQILAEQPPANSPGVWNRLDHRPLEGFVYAITPFNFTAIAGNLPTAPALMGNVVVWKPSPTQTHAAVLLMELLEEAGLPKGVINLVTGDGIAVSEVALNHPDLAGIHFTGSTKTFQHLWKTVGNNIEKYRSYPRIVGETGGKDFVVAHPSADRAILKTALTRGSFEFQGQKCSASSRAYIPASIWNSGFKEEFAAEVDGIRMGDVTDLTNFIGAVIDERAFAKNKAAIDRAKEDPTCTIVAGGTYDDSVGYFVRPTVVECTDPSNEVFTTEYFGPFLAVHVYEDDKYEEMLEQMESVSAYALTGSVISGDRAATAYTMDKLRYAAGNFYINDKSTGAVVGQQPFGGGRASGTNDKAGAPQNLMRWTLTRAIKETLVPPTEYGYPHMG is encoded by the coding sequence ATGGACGCTGTGACCCAGGTCCCCACCCCCGTCAACGAGCCGGTGCACGGCTACGCGCCCGGATCGGCCGAGCGCGCCCGGCTGGAGGCCAAGCTCAAGGAGCTGGCCGAGAACCCCATCGACCTCCCGATGACCATCAACGGTGAGAAGCGCATGGGTGGCGGCGAGGAGTTCAAGGTCGTCCAGCCGCACAACCACCAGGCCGTCATCGGCACCTTCCGGGGTGCGACCCAGCAGGACGCCCAGGACGCGATCGACGCGGCCCTCGCCGCCGCCCCGGCGTGGCGCGCGATGTCGTTCGACGACCGCGCCGCGATCATCCTGCGCGCCGCCGAGCTGCTGTCCGGCCCCTGGCGCGAGACCCTGGCCGCCTCGACGATGCTGGGCCAGTCGAAGACGGCGCAGCAGGCCGAGATCGACACGCCCTGCGAGCTCATCGACTTCTGGCGGTTCAACGTCGCCTACGCCCGCCAGATCCTGGCCGAGCAGCCGCCGGCCAACTCCCCGGGCGTCTGGAACCGGCTGGACCACCGCCCGCTGGAGGGCTTCGTCTACGCGATCACGCCGTTCAACTTCACGGCCATCGCCGGCAACCTGCCCACCGCCCCGGCCCTGATGGGCAACGTGGTGGTCTGGAAGCCGTCCCCCACCCAGACCCACGCCGCCGTGCTGCTCATGGAGCTGCTGGAGGAGGCCGGTCTGCCCAAGGGCGTCATCAACCTGGTCACGGGCGACGGCATCGCCGTCTCCGAGGTCGCGCTGAACCACCCCGACCTGGCCGGTATCCACTTCACCGGCTCGACCAAGACCTTCCAGCACCTGTGGAAGACGGTCGGCAACAACATCGAGAAGTACCGCTCCTACCCGCGCATCGTCGGCGAGACGGGCGGCAAGGACTTCGTCGTCGCGCACCCGAGCGCCGACCGCGCGATCCTGAAGACCGCGCTGACCCGCGGGTCCTTCGAGTTCCAGGGCCAGAAGTGCTCCGCGTCCTCGCGCGCGTACATCCCGGCCTCCATCTGGAACTCGGGCTTCAAGGAGGAGTTCGCCGCCGAGGTCGACGGCATCAGGATGGGTGACGTCACCGACCTGACGAACTTCATCGGCGCCGTCATCGACGAGCGCGCCTTCGCCAAGAACAAGGCCGCGATCGACCGCGCGAAGGAGGACCCGACCTGCACGATCGTCGCCGGCGGTACGTACGACGACTCCGTCGGCTACTTCGTGCGCCCGACGGTCGTCGAGTGCACGGACCCTTCGAACGAGGTCTTCACGACCGAGTACTTCGGCCCGTTCCTCGCCGTGCACGTCTACGAGGACGACAAGTACGAGGAGATGCTGGAGCAGATGGAGTCGGTGTCGGCGTACGCGCTGACCGGCTCGGTCATCTCCGGTGACCGTGCGGCGACCGCGTACACGATGGACAAGCTCCGCTACGCCGCGGGCAACTTCTACATCAACGACAAGTCGACCGGTGCCGTGGTCGGCCAGCAGCCCTTCGGCGGCGGCCGTGCCTCCGGCACCAACGACAAGGCGGGTGCCCCGCAGAACCTGATGCGCTGGACCCTGACCCGCGCGATCAAGGAGACGCTGGTTCCGCCGACCGAGTACGGCTACCCGCACATGGGCTGA
- a CDS encoding GNAT family N-acetyltransferase, with amino-acid sequence MTDTTTGSLRTAHTHQLSEAALGEIRALLDAAFDGDFDDEDWSHGLGGVHAFIRDRDGLAAHGSVIMRRVVHGGRSYRVGYVEAVAVRADRRRQGLGGRVMGALEKVIDGAYELGALSASDDGAELYRSRGWQRWRGRIEALSPGGVVPLPDEEDSTFLRRAPGCRFPDAAASPLLFDWRDGDVL; translated from the coding sequence ATGACGGACACCACGACCGGGTCGCTCCGCACGGCCCACACCCATCAGCTGTCCGAAGCCGCCCTCGGGGAGATCCGCGCCCTGCTCGACGCCGCCTTCGACGGCGACTTCGACGACGAGGACTGGTCCCACGGGCTCGGCGGCGTCCACGCCTTCATCCGTGACCGGGACGGCCTCGCCGCCCACGGCAGCGTCATCATGCGCCGCGTGGTGCACGGTGGACGCTCGTACCGCGTCGGCTACGTCGAGGCGGTCGCCGTTCGGGCCGACCGCCGGCGCCAGGGCCTCGGCGGCCGGGTGATGGGCGCGCTGGAGAAGGTGATCGACGGCGCGTACGAACTCGGCGCGCTCTCGGCCTCCGACGACGGCGCGGAGCTGTACCGCTCCCGCGGCTGGCAACGGTGGCGCGGCCGGATCGAGGCCCTGAGTCCCGGCGGCGTCGTCCCCCTCCCGGACGAGGAGGACTCCACCTTTCTCCGCCGGGCCCCGGGGTGCCGCTTCCCGGACGCCGCGGCGAGCCCCCTGCTCTTCGACTGGCGGGACGGCGACGTGCTCTGA
- a CDS encoding 3-isopropylmalate dehydrogenase — protein sequence MSRSLNLAVIPGDGIGQEVVAQGLKVLSAVLPPDVKLETKEYDLGAKRWHRTGETLPDAELDSLRHHDAILLGAIGDPSVPSGVLERGLLLKLRFAFDHYVNLRPSKLFPNTSTPLAGRPEIDFVVVREGTEGPYTGNGGSLRTDTPAEVATEVSVNTAYGVERVVRDAFARADARPRKKLTLVHKNNVLVYAGHMWKKIFDKVAQEYPAVTTDYLHVDAATIFFVTQPERFDVIVTDNLFGDILTDLAAAVTGGIGLAASGNINPAGEFPSMFEPVHGSAPDIAGTGKADPTATILSVALLLRHLGHDAAAVRIEDAVAADLADRDGTPRTTDEIGDALAVRVAG from the coding sequence ATGTCTCGCAGCCTCAATCTCGCAGTGATCCCCGGTGACGGCATCGGCCAGGAGGTCGTGGCCCAGGGCCTGAAGGTCCTCTCGGCCGTGCTTCCCCCGGACGTGAAGCTGGAGACCAAGGAGTACGACCTCGGCGCCAAGCGCTGGCACCGCACCGGCGAGACCCTGCCGGACGCGGAGCTCGACTCCCTCCGGCACCACGACGCGATCCTCCTCGGAGCGATCGGCGACCCGTCCGTGCCGTCCGGCGTCCTGGAGCGGGGGCTGCTGCTCAAGCTGCGGTTCGCCTTCGACCACTACGTCAACCTGCGTCCCTCGAAGCTCTTCCCGAACACCTCGACCCCGCTGGCCGGCCGCCCGGAGATCGACTTCGTGGTCGTGCGCGAGGGCACCGAGGGCCCCTACACGGGCAACGGCGGTTCCCTGCGCACCGATACGCCGGCGGAGGTCGCCACCGAGGTGAGCGTCAACACGGCGTACGGCGTGGAGCGGGTCGTCCGGGACGCTTTCGCGCGGGCCGACGCCCGCCCCCGCAAGAAGCTGACGCTGGTTCACAAGAACAACGTCCTCGTGTACGCGGGCCACATGTGGAAGAAGATCTTCGACAAGGTCGCCCAGGAGTACCCCGCGGTCACCACCGACTATCTGCACGTCGACGCCGCGACGATCTTCTTCGTCACCCAGCCGGAGCGATTCGACGTCATCGTCACCGACAACCTTTTCGGTGACATCCTCACGGACCTCGCCGCTGCCGTGACCGGCGGTATCGGCCTGGCCGCCTCCGGGAACATCAACCCTGCGGGTGAATTCCCGTCGATGTTCGAGCCCGTCCACGGTTCCGCGCCCGACATCGCCGGCACCGGCAAGGCCGACCCCACGGCCACGATCCTGTCGGTCGCCCTCCTCCTGCGGCACCTCGGCCACGACGCCGCGGCCGTCCGTATCGAGGACGCCGTCGCCGCCGACCTGGCGGACCGGGACGGTACCCCCCGCACCACCGACGAGATCGGCGACGCGCTCGCCGTACGAGTAGCGGGCTGA
- a CDS encoding branched-chain amino acid aminotransferase: MTTPSIELKPSSTPLSDAEREAILANPGFGRHFTDHMVTIKWTEGRGWHDAQLTPYAPLSIDPANMTLHYAQEIFEGLKAYRRPDGSVATFRPDANARRFQLSARRLAMPELPVETFIEACDALVQQDKAWVPQHGGEASLYLRPFMFANEVGLGVRPANEYLFIVIASPAGPYFPGGVKPVSVWLSENYVRAVPGGMGFAKTGGNYAASLLAQAEAAAKGCDQVVWLDALEHRTVEEMGGMNLYFVYGDRIVTPELTGSLLAGITRDSLLALARDLGYESEEGRITTDQWKRDTENGTLTEVFACGTAAVITPVGTVKSTGGEWTQSNGEPGKVTMELRKALLDIQTGRAEDKHGWMHDLG, from the coding sequence ATGACGACGCCCTCGATCGAGCTCAAGCCCTCCTCGACCCCCCTGTCCGACGCGGAGCGCGAGGCGATCCTGGCCAACCCGGGATTCGGCCGCCACTTCACCGATCACATGGTGACGATCAAGTGGACGGAGGGCCGCGGCTGGCACGACGCCCAGCTGACGCCGTACGCCCCGCTGTCGATCGACCCGGCCAACATGACCCTGCACTACGCGCAGGAGATCTTCGAGGGGCTGAAGGCCTACCGCAGGCCCGACGGTTCGGTCGCCACCTTCCGGCCCGACGCGAACGCCCGCCGCTTCCAGCTCTCGGCCCGCCGCCTGGCCATGCCGGAGCTGCCGGTCGAGACGTTCATCGAGGCCTGTGACGCCCTGGTCCAGCAGGACAAGGCATGGGTGCCGCAGCACGGTGGCGAGGCGTCCCTCTACCTGCGTCCGTTCATGTTCGCCAACGAGGTCGGCCTGGGGGTCCGTCCGGCCAACGAGTACCTGTTCATCGTCATCGCCTCGCCGGCCGGCCCGTACTTCCCGGGGGGCGTCAAGCCCGTCTCCGTCTGGCTGTCGGAGAACTACGTCCGCGCCGTCCCCGGCGGCATGGGCTTCGCCAAGACCGGCGGCAACTACGCCGCCTCCCTCCTCGCGCAGGCCGAGGCGGCCGCCAAGGGCTGCGACCAGGTCGTGTGGCTCGACGCCCTGGAGCACAGGACCGTCGAGGAGATGGGCGGGATGAACCTGTACTTCGTGTACGGGGACCGGATCGTCACGCCCGAGCTCACGGGATCGCTGCTCGCCGGCATCACCCGTGACTCGCTGCTCGCGCTGGCCCGCGACCTCGGCTACGAGTCCGAGGAGGGCAGGATCACCACCGACCAGTGGAAGCGCGACACCGAGAACGGCACCCTCACCGAGGTGTTCGCGTGCGGCACCGCCGCCGTCATCACCCCCGTCGGCACGGTCAAGTCCACCGGCGGTGAGTGGACCCAGTCGAACGGTGAGCCGGGCAAGGTCACCATGGAGCTGCGCAAGGCGCTCCTGGACATCCAGACCGGCAGGGCCGAGGACAAGCACGGCTGGATGCACGACCTCGGCTGA
- a CDS encoding cytosine permease: MPIEQRGVDTIPEAERTSGPRDVLAILLGSNLCLGVIVFGWLPVSFGLGLWGAVTSVVAGTVAGVAVTAPLALVSLRTATNLSTSSGAFFGVRGRLIGSVVGLLLSLGYTALTLWIGGDVMTGALARMLDLPAGDTTHALVYGLLAALTVVGAVHGYRLLLRLSRVLAVGMIALLALGLVAYAPALTTAAPADAPWLLGSFWPTWALSAVAAGLSGPIAFITLLGDYTRYISPARHSPRAVLNATCLGLFAGLLIPQLFGTFTALAARASLDYAGPLVEAAPAWYVLPLLLAAAAGSVGNAGLMLYSMGLDLDAIVPRASRTTATVVVAVVATAFVFLGHFAWDARSAMTSFVLLLTAIGTPWAVITLMGHRRCRGRYDADALQVHNRRTRGGAYWFRAGWEPRATAAWAVGATVGLLAVSTPFHEGPLLGLTAGVDCSFVLSGLVGGLVYAAIRPRKGPNDTDGTADGVAVRAERAAAAAP; the protein is encoded by the coding sequence ATGCCGATCGAACAGCGCGGAGTCGACACCATCCCCGAAGCGGAGCGGACGAGCGGCCCGCGCGATGTGCTGGCGATCCTGCTGGGCTCCAACCTCTGCCTCGGCGTGATCGTCTTCGGCTGGCTGCCGGTCTCCTTCGGCCTGGGCCTCTGGGGCGCGGTCACCTCGGTGGTCGCGGGCACCGTCGCCGGAGTGGCGGTGACGGCACCGCTCGCGCTCGTCTCGCTGCGCACGGCGACCAATCTGTCCACGTCCAGCGGGGCGTTCTTCGGCGTGCGCGGGCGGCTGATCGGCTCGGTCGTCGGACTGCTGCTCTCCCTCGGCTACACCGCTCTGACGCTGTGGATCGGCGGCGACGTCATGACCGGCGCCCTGGCGCGGATGCTGGACCTGCCGGCCGGGGACACCACCCACGCCCTGGTCTACGGGCTGCTGGCCGCGCTCACCGTGGTCGGCGCCGTCCACGGCTACCGCCTGCTGCTGCGGTTGAGCAGGGTCCTGGCCGTCGGCATGATCGCGCTCCTCGCCCTGGGGCTCGTGGCCTATGCGCCGGCCCTGACCACCGCGGCGCCTGCGGACGCCCCTTGGCTGCTGGGCTCCTTCTGGCCCACCTGGGCCCTGTCCGCCGTGGCCGCGGGGCTCAGCGGACCGATCGCGTTCATCACGCTCCTCGGTGACTACACCCGCTACATCTCGCCCGCGCGGCACAGCCCCCGGGCCGTGCTGAACGCCACCTGTCTGGGCCTGTTCGCCGGGCTGCTGATCCCGCAGCTGTTCGGCACCTTCACCGCGCTGGCGGCCCGGGCCTCGCTCGACTACGCGGGCCCCCTGGTCGAGGCCGCCCCCGCCTGGTACGTCCTGCCGCTGCTGCTGGCCGCCGCGGCCGGCTCGGTCGGCAACGCGGGGCTGATGCTCTACTCGATGGGCCTCGACCTGGACGCGATCGTGCCCCGGGCCAGCCGTACGACGGCCACCGTGGTCGTCGCCGTCGTGGCCACGGCCTTCGTCTTCCTCGGGCACTTCGCCTGGGACGCGCGGTCGGCGATGACCTCCTTCGTGCTGCTGCTCACCGCGATCGGCACGCCCTGGGCGGTGATCACCCTCATGGGCCATCGGCGCTGCCGCGGCAGGTACGACGCCGACGCCCTCCAGGTCCACAACCGGCGCACCCGGGGCGGCGCCTACTGGTTCCGTGCCGGCTGGGAGCCCCGGGCGACGGCCGCCTGGGCAGTCGGCGCGACCGTCGGGCTCCTCGCCGTGTCGACCCCGTTCCACGAAGGCCCGCTGCTCGGCCTGACCGCGGGCGTGGACTGCAGCTTCGTACTGTCGGGCCTCGTGGGCGGTCTGGTGTACGCGGCGATCCGGCCCCGGAAGGGGCCGAACGACACCGACGGGACGGCCGACGGCGTCGCGGTCCGGGCCGAGCGGGCGGCGGCCGCGGCGCCCTGA